The Dermochelys coriacea isolate rDerCor1 chromosome 12, rDerCor1.pri.v4, whole genome shotgun sequence genome has a window encoding:
- the LOC119841070 gene encoding ferritin heavy chain A-like isoform X2, giving the protein MSSSVMESQLCQNFHRECMAAINRMVNLELYASYVYLSMSYYFDRDDVALMHMAQFQRKQSHKEREHAKKFMKYQNRQGGRVILQDIKKPERDEWGNSLEALQCALQLEKTLNQALLDLHKLATEQNDPHLCDFLESDYLEEQVKAIKQLGDHLTNLKRLGECPRMA; this is encoded by the exons ATGAGTAGTAGTGTAATGGAATCCCAGTTGTGTCAAAACTTTCATCGTGAATGCATGGCTGCCATCAATCGGATGGTGAACTTGGAACTGTATGCTAGCTATGTATATCTCTCAATG TCCTATTACTTTGACCGTGATGACGTGGCCCTGATGCACATGGCCCAGTTCCAGAGGAAGCAGTCCCACAAGGAAAGGGAACATGCCAAGAAGTTCATGAAATACCAGAATAGACAAGGAGGACGTGTTATCCTGCAGGACATAAAG AAGCCAGAGCGGGATGAGTGGGGGAACAGCTTGGAGGCTCTGCAATGTGCTCTGCAGCTGGAGAAGACTCTGAACCAGGCCCTGCTGGACCTGCACAAGCTGGCTACAGAGCAAAATGACCCTCAT CTTTGTGACTTCCTGGAGTCTGACTACCTGGAGGAGCAGGTGAAGGCTATCAAGCAGCTGGGAGACCATCTCACTAACCTGAAGCGCCTGGGGGAGTGCCCCAGAATGGCATGA
- the LOC119841072 gene encoding ferritin heavy chain A-like: MESQVCQNFHADCEAAVNHMVNMELYASYVYLSMSYYFDRDDVALRHIAKFLKEQSYEEREHAEKFLTYQNKRGGRVTLQDIKKPEQDEWGNSLEALQCALQLEKTVNQALLDLHKLATEKSDPHLCDFLESDYLEEQVKAIKQLGDHLTNLKRLGVPQNGMGEYLFDKLTLGESS; this comes from the exons ATGGAGTCCCAGGTGTGTCAGAACTTCCATGCTGACTGTGAGGCTGCTGTGAATCACATGGTGAATATGGAGCTGTATGCCAGCTATGTCTACCTATCTATG TCCTACTACTTTGACCGTGATGATGTAGCCCTCAGGCACATAGCAAAGTTCCTGAAGGAGCAGTCCTATGAGGAGAGGGAGCATGCAGAGAAGTTCCTGACCTACCAGAACAAGCGAGGGGGACGAGTTACCTTGCAGGATATCAAG AAACCAGAGCAGGATGAGTGGGGAAACAGCCTGGAGGCCCTTCAGTGTgccctgcagctggagaagaCTGTGAACCAGGCACTACTGGACCTGCACAAGCTGGCTACTGAGAAGAGTGACCCCCAT cTCTGTGACTTCCTGGAGTCTGACTACCTGGAGGAGCAGGTGAAGGCCATCAAGCAGCTGGGAGACCATCTCACTAACCTGAAGCGCCTGGGAGTGCCCCAGAACGGCATGGGAGAGTACCTGTTTGACAAGCTCACCCTGGGGGAGAGCAGTTGA
- the LOC119841071 gene encoding ferritin heavy chain A-like: MESQVCQNFHAECEAAVNSMVNLELYASYVYLSLSYYFDRDDVALKHMAQFLKEQSHEEREHAEKFLKYQNKRGGRIVLQDIKRPERDEWGNSLEALQCALQLEKTVNQALLDLHKLATEQNDPHLCDFLESEYLEEQVKAIKQLGDHLTNLKRLGVPQNGMGEYLFDKLTLEEST; encoded by the exons ATGGAGTCTCAAGTGTGCCAGAACTTCCATGCTGAGTGTGAGGCTGCTGTGAACAGCATGGTGAACCTGGAGCTGTATGCTAGCTATGTCTATCTGTCCCTG TCCTACTACTTTGACCGTGATGATGTGGCCCTGAAGCACATGGCCCAGTTCCTGAAGGAGCAGTCCCATGAGGAGCGGGAGCATGCAGAGAAGTTCCTGAAATACCAGAACAAACGAGGGGGACGCATTGTGCTGCAGGACATCAAG AGGCCGGAGCGGGATGAGTGGGGAAACAGCCTGGAGGCCTTGCAATGTgccctgcagctggagaagaCTGTGAACCAAGCCCTGCTGGATCTGCACAAGCTGGCTACAGAGCAGAATGACCCCCAT CTCTGTGACTTCCTGGAGTCTGAgtacctggaggagcaggtgAAGGCCATCAAGCAGCTGGGAGACCACCTCACCAACCTGAAGCGCCTGGGAGTCCCCCAGAATGGCATGGGAGAGTACCTGTTTGACAAGCTCACCCTGGAGGAGAGCACTTGA
- the LOC119841070 gene encoding ferritin heavy chain A-like isoform X1 codes for MSSSVMESQLCQNFHRECMAAINRMVNLELYASYVYLSMSYYFDRDDVALMHMAQFQRKQSHKEREHAKKFMKYQNRQGGRVILQDIKKPERDEWGNSLEALQCALQLEKTLNQALLDLHKLATEQNDPHLCDFLKSDYLEEQVKAIKQLGDHLTNLKHLGVPQNSTGEYLFEKHTLGESS; via the exons ATGAGTAGTAGTGTAATGGAATCCCAGTTGTGTCAAAACTTTCATCGTGAATGCATGGCTGCCATCAATCGGATGGTGAACTTGGAACTGTATGCTAGCTATGTATATCTCTCAATG TCCTATTACTTTGACCGTGATGACGTGGCCCTGATGCACATGGCCCAGTTCCAGAGGAAGCAGTCCCACAAGGAAAGGGAACATGCCAAGAAGTTCATGAAATACCAGAATAGACAAGGAGGACGTGTTATCCTGCAGGACATAAAG AAGCCAGAGCGGGATGAGTGGGGGAACAGCTTGGAGGCTCTGCAATGTGCTCTGCAGCTGGAGAAGACTCTGAACCAGGCCCTGCTGGACCTGCACAAGCTGGCTACAGAGCAAAATGACCCTCAT CTGTGTGACTTTCTGAAGTCTGACTACCTGGAGGAGCAGGTGAAGGCCATCAAGCAGCTGGGAGACCACCTCACCAACCTGAAGCACCTGGGAGTGCCCCAGAATAGCACCGGAGAGTACCTGTTTGAGAAGCACACCCTGGGGGAGAGCAGCTGA